The following proteins come from a genomic window of Candidatus Bipolaricaulis sibiricus:
- a CDS encoding NAD-reducing [NiFe] hydrogenase HoxFUYH(E), subunit beta (HoxH), which yields MREIKVPVTRIEGHGLITVELNRAGKVSRARFHVTEGRGFERFCRGRTLWEMPAITARTCGICPVSHLLCSAKAGDAILAVRPPRPADKLRRLMNLGQFVQSHALSFFHLSSPDLLLGWDSEPATRNVFGLAAVNPQLALDGIRLRAFGQEIIAALGEQRVHPAWAVPGGVRSPLTPEARDRLAAKLPEAMRIATDALALYEKSIPAWADEVRSFGDFPSLFLSLVGANGAWEHHDGRIRIVDAERTVVADHLDPARYLDYIGEAVEGWSYLKFPFYREQGYPDGVYRVGPLARLNCCDHIGTPLADEALARFRATAGGKAVTSSFHYHYARLIEIVAALERIRIYFDDPDILSARVRAEAGINEREGVGVHEAPRGTLFHHYTVDEHGMIERVNLIVSTGHNNLAMNRTMTQIAHRYLDGQKITEGLLNRMEGGIRAYDPCLSCSVHAVGQMPLKVVLFGPDGELLDEVVRGA from the coding sequence GTGCGCGAGATCAAGGTACCCGTAACGCGAATCGAAGGTCACGGTCTGATCACGGTGGAGCTCAACCGCGCCGGCAAGGTGAGCCGAGCCCGGTTTCACGTCACCGAGGGGCGCGGGTTCGAGCGGTTCTGCCGTGGCCGCACCCTGTGGGAGATGCCGGCCATCACGGCGCGAACCTGCGGAATCTGTCCGGTTTCGCACCTTCTGTGCTCGGCGAAGGCGGGCGACGCGATTCTGGCGGTACGCCCCCCCCGACCTGCAGACAAGCTTCGCCGGTTGATGAACCTCGGGCAGTTCGTCCAATCCCATGCTCTGTCGTTCTTCCATCTGTCCTCCCCCGACCTCCTGTTGGGCTGGGACTCGGAACCCGCTACGCGGAACGTGTTTGGCCTGGCGGCGGTGAACCCGCAGCTGGCGTTGGATGGGATCCGTCTGCGGGCGTTTGGCCAGGAGATCATCGCCGCGCTCGGCGAGCAACGGGTCCACCCGGCGTGGGCGGTCCCGGGCGGCGTGCGCTCTCCGCTGACCCCAGAGGCCAGGGACCGACTGGCGGCCAAGTTGCCCGAGGCAATGCGCATCGCCACGGACGCCCTCGCGCTGTACGAGAAGAGCATCCCGGCGTGGGCTGATGAGGTCCGGTCGTTCGGCGACTTCCCGTCGTTGTTCCTGTCGCTGGTCGGGGCGAACGGTGCCTGGGAGCACCACGACGGCCGGATCCGGATCGTGGACGCCGAGCGAACGGTCGTTGCCGACCATCTCGATCCTGCACGCTACCTCGACTACATCGGGGAGGCCGTGGAGGGGTGGTCGTACCTGAAGTTCCCCTTCTACCGGGAGCAGGGGTATCCCGACGGTGTGTACCGGGTCGGTCCCCTTGCCCGTCTCAACTGCTGTGACCACATCGGAACCCCGCTCGCAGACGAAGCCCTCGCGCGGTTCCGGGCCACGGCGGGTGGGAAGGCGGTGACGAGCTCGTTCCACTACCACTACGCACGGCTCATCGAGATCGTCGCCGCGCTGGAGCGAATTCGGATCTACTTCGATGATCCCGACATCCTGTCCGCGCGCGTGCGCGCCGAGGCCGGGATCAACGAGCGCGAGGGGGTTGGGGTACACGAGGCGCCGCGCGGGACGCTCTTCCATCACTACACCGTGGACGAGCACGGGATGATCGAGCGGGTCAACCTCATTGTCTCCACGGGCCACAACAACCTCGCCATGAACCGCACGATGACCCAGATCGCCCACCGCTATCTTGACGGCCAGAAGATCACCGAGGGTCTTCTGAACCGCATGGAGGGCGGCATTCGTGCCTATGACCCTTGCCTGTCGTGCTCGGTGCACGCGGTGGGGCAGATGCCGCTGAAGGTGGTTCTGTTCGGGCCCGATGGGGAATTGCTCGACGAGGTGGTGCGGGGCGCATGA
- a CDS encoding NAD-reducing [NiFe] hydrogenase HoxFUYH(E), subunit delta (HoxY), which produces MPKVRLASVWFSGCSGCHMSFLDLDERLLELAAKVDLVYSPIVDIKEYPEDVDVLLVEGAIGNSEQRHLLEEMRGKTKIVVAFGDCAVTGNVPSLRNPIPREELLREVYGEGDIPGLEEGDVPKMLPQALPIHAFVKVDRFIPGCPPSADRIWRFLQALLAGKRPELTGADLKFG; this is translated from the coding sequence GTGCCTAAGGTCCGTCTTGCCTCGGTGTGGTTCTCCGGGTGTTCGGGCTGTCACATGTCGTTCCTCGACCTCGACGAGCGTCTGCTGGAGTTGGCGGCGAAGGTCGACCTCGTCTACTCCCCGATCGTGGACATCAAGGAGTACCCAGAGGACGTCGACGTCCTCCTGGTCGAGGGCGCGATCGGGAACAGCGAGCAGCGTCATCTGCTCGAGGAGATGCGGGGGAAGACGAAGATCGTCGTCGCGTTCGGCGATTGCGCGGTAACGGGCAATGTTCCGTCGCTCCGCAACCCCATTCCACGGGAGGAACTGCTGCGGGAGGTGTACGGCGAGGGGGACATTCCGGGCCTCGAGGAGGGCGATGTCCCCAAGATGCTCCCTCAGGCCCTTCCGATCCACGCCTTCGTCAAGGTGGACCGGTTCATCCCGGGCTGCCCGCCGTCCGCTGATCGCATCTGGAGATTCCTTCAGGCGCTCCTTGCCGGCAAGCGCCCTGAGCTTACCGGCGCGGACCTGAAGTTCGGCTAG
- a CDS encoding NAD-reducing [NiFe] hydrogenase HoxFUYH(E), subunit gamma (HoxU), protein MISLRIDDTPVQAQPGQTILDAAREAGIRIPTLCHLEALCPVGACRLCLVEIRNWNGRLVPACATPAQEGLDVVAHSDRLAEVRRTVLELLFAERNHICAFCVSNGHCELQDLATELGMDHVSFPYRFPALRVDVSHAKYGLDHNRCVLCGRCVRACADVEGAFTWGFAGRGVHTLVEADLGEPWGTSRTCTGCGKCVQACPTGALFEKGKATAEQEKRPEVLAEITERRPRA, encoded by the coding sequence GTGATCAGCCTGCGCATTGATGACACCCCGGTCCAGGCTCAACCGGGGCAGACGATCCTCGATGCCGCGCGCGAGGCGGGGATCCGTATCCCCACCCTGTGCCACTTGGAGGCATTGTGCCCGGTGGGCGCATGTCGGCTGTGCCTGGTGGAGATTCGCAACTGGAACGGGCGGCTTGTTCCCGCCTGCGCCACCCCTGCGCAGGAGGGGCTGGACGTGGTCGCGCACTCCGACCGGCTGGCCGAGGTCCGTCGGACGGTGCTCGAGCTTCTGTTCGCAGAGCGGAACCACATCTGCGCGTTCTGCGTGTCAAACGGACACTGTGAGCTTCAGGACCTCGCCACCGAGCTGGGCATGGACCATGTGAGCTTCCCGTATCGGTTCCCTGCTCTGCGGGTAGATGTCAGTCATGCCAAGTACGGGCTCGATCACAACCGGTGCGTCCTGTGCGGTCGCTGTGTTCGGGCCTGCGCGGATGTGGAGGGCGCGTTCACCTGGGGATTCGCCGGACGGGGCGTGCATACCTTGGTCGAGGCCGACCTCGGGGAACCGTGGGGCACGTCGAGGACCTGCACTGGGTGCGGCAAGTGTGTGCAGGCTTGCCCGACGGGGGCGCTGTTCGAGAAGGGGAAGGCGACCGCTGAGCAGGAGAAGCGCCCCGAGGTCCTTGCGGAGATCACGGAAAGGAGGCCCCGTGCCTAA
- a CDS encoding NADP-reducing hydrogenase, subunit B, with product MKLDELRKIRERAEAELRLRGGATRVKVVVGMGTSGIAAGARQTLRAILDEVARRELRDVIVTQTGEKGLAAQEPIVEVHEPGRVTIYGEVDEVVARRIVADHVVNGRPVAERVVEVREVKGDQPAH from the coding sequence ATGAAGCTCGATGAGCTAAGGAAGATCCGAGAACGGGCGGAGGCCGAGCTCCGTCTCCGGGGTGGAGCCACTCGGGTCAAGGTCGTTGTGGGGATGGGAACCTCGGGCATCGCGGCCGGGGCCCGGCAGACCCTGCGGGCGATCCTGGATGAGGTCGCCCGGCGCGAGCTGCGGGATGTGATCGTCACCCAGACCGGGGAGAAGGGGCTCGCCGCTCAGGAACCGATCGTCGAGGTTCACGAGCCAGGCCGAGTCACGATCTACGGCGAGGTGGACGAGGTGGTCGCACGGCGGATCGTTGCTGACCACGTTGTCAACGGACGGCCGGTTGCCGAGCGTGTGGTAGAAGTGCGGGAGGTGAAGGGTGATCAGCCTGCGCATTGA
- a CDS encoding Phosphoglycerate mutase (2,3-diphosphoglycerate-independent), archaeal type codes for MPGILVILDGLGGRPTDLDGATCLERAVTPVLDDLAGRGALGLMDPVAPGVRPGSDTSHLSIFGYDPFRVYTGRGAFEALGIGLDVRGGDVCFRANFATVEPRSGELVVIDRRAGRLADGKPLERAIAEIDLREFGVEVQFRASTEHRGALLLRGPGASAAVSDTDPRKEGRPVERCRPLDPTGQRTADAVNLFTQRAHEVLSDHPLNLERVRRGERPANAVLLRGAAVMPHLRPITAEYGIRGACVAGGALYKGVAKLAGLSVLDVSGATGDLKTDLGAKARAVVSAIERADFVFAHIKGTDNAAHDGDAPAKRAFIERVDQEFFALLADSLAWSEVHLCVSGDHTTPPRVKEHTADPVPVLFVGPAVPPDPCRQFGERAAGRGGLGRFSGRLVPQLLGYCDLGPKFGS; via the coding sequence ATGCCGGGCATTCTGGTGATCCTCGATGGGCTAGGGGGGCGACCCACCGATCTTGACGGGGCGACTTGTCTGGAGCGTGCGGTCACCCCCGTGCTTGACGATCTTGCCGGTCGTGGGGCGCTCGGGCTGATGGACCCCGTGGCCCCCGGTGTGCGCCCTGGCTCGGACACCTCGCACCTGTCGATCTTCGGCTACGATCCGTTCCGGGTGTACACGGGCCGGGGAGCGTTCGAGGCTCTGGGGATTGGCCTTGACGTTCGGGGCGGCGATGTCTGTTTCCGGGCCAACTTCGCAACGGTCGAGCCGCGCAGTGGGGAGCTCGTCGTCATCGACCGCCGCGCTGGCCGACTGGCGGATGGGAAGCCCCTGGAGCGGGCGATCGCCGAGATCGACCTTCGGGAGTTCGGTGTCGAGGTTCAGTTCCGGGCATCAACCGAGCACCGAGGGGCGCTCCTCCTGCGGGGTCCTGGCGCATCAGCTGCGGTGTCCGATACCGACCCCCGCAAGGAAGGACGGCCCGTGGAGCGCTGTCGGCCTCTCGACCCGACAGGCCAGAGGACGGCGGACGCGGTCAACCTGTTCACCCAGCGGGCCCACGAGGTGCTCTCCGACCACCCGCTCAACCTGGAACGGGTCCGCCGGGGGGAGCGGCCGGCGAACGCGGTCCTCCTTCGCGGGGCGGCGGTGATGCCTCACCTCCGCCCGATCACCGCGGAGTACGGGATCCGCGGCGCGTGCGTGGCGGGCGGGGCCTTGTACAAGGGGGTGGCGAAGCTCGCCGGACTGAGTGTGCTGGATGTGTCGGGAGCAACGGGCGACCTCAAGACCGACCTCGGGGCAAAGGCTCGCGCTGTGGTCTCCGCGATCGAAAGGGCCGACTTCGTGTTCGCGCACATCAAGGGTACGGACAATGCCGCCCACGACGGAGACGCCCCCGCCAAACGGGCGTTCATCGAACGTGTGGATCAGGAGTTCTTCGCCTTACTCGCCGACTCGCTGGCGTGGAGCGAGGTGCACCTGTGTGTGTCCGGTGACCACACCACGCCTCCCCGCGTCAAGGAACACACGGCCGATCCGGTTCCGGTCTTGTTCGTCGGGCCGGCAGTCCCGCCTGACCCGTGCCGGCAGTTCGGCGAGCGGGCCGCGGGTCGGGGAGGGTTGGGGAGGTTCTCGGGGCGTCTTGTGCCGCAGCTCCTCGGGTACTGCGACCTCGGCCCGAAGTTCGGATCGTGA
- a CDS encoding Permease of the drug/metabolite transporter (DMT) superfamily, translating to MHLSPLSPPFVRGGLVLALGVVSLSWAAILIRLTAAPAVTVAAWRMALSAAVVLTLLGARRTRLPPRGMGFAVVAGAFLALHFVLWIESLRHTTVASSVALVTTNPIFVGLLSAVVLAERPSRVLWQGIGLSVMGGLLIGWGDFAVGGTALLGDVLALLGAVAASAYLLIGRRARSEGSFLPYVGVAYGTAAVLLLAGAAATGQFVPAGGEWLWIALMALGPQLLGHTSVNWALRRFSASAVAVAILGEPVGATLWAYAVFGEVPGPTQGIGIALVLLGIVRALRGPRPYATIDP from the coding sequence GTGCACTTGAGCCCTCTATCGCCGCCGTTCGTGCGCGGCGGGCTGGTCCTCGCCCTTGGGGTGGTATCCCTATCGTGGGCGGCAATCCTCATCCGGCTGACCGCCGCCCCCGCTGTCACCGTGGCGGCGTGGCGGATGGCCCTGTCGGCAGCCGTGGTCCTCACCCTCCTCGGCGCACGGCGAACCCGTCTCCCGCCGCGTGGGATGGGGTTCGCGGTTGTCGCGGGGGCGTTTCTCGCGCTGCACTTCGTCCTCTGGATCGAGTCGCTTCGCCACACGACCGTGGCGAGCTCGGTCGCCCTCGTCACAACGAACCCGATCTTCGTGGGACTCCTGTCGGCCGTTGTTCTCGCCGAGCGCCCATCGCGAGTGCTGTGGCAGGGGATCGGTCTGTCCGTGATGGGGGGGCTGCTCATCGGGTGGGGCGACTTCGCGGTCGGCGGCACCGCGCTCTTGGGCGATGTGCTCGCCCTGCTCGGGGCGGTGGCGGCTTCGGCGTACCTCCTCATCGGACGGCGGGCGCGAAGCGAAGGCTCGTTTCTCCCCTACGTGGGCGTGGCTTACGGGACCGCCGCGGTGCTCCTCCTGGCGGGAGCAGCCGCAACCGGGCAGTTCGTCCCGGCCGGAGGCGAATGGCTCTGGATCGCACTGATGGCGCTCGGCCCTCAGCTCCTCGGTCATACAAGCGTGAACTGGGCCCTGCGGCGGTTCTCCGCATCGGCGGTGGCGGTGGCCATTCTCGGGGAGCCTGTCGGTGCCACGCTGTGGGCGTACGCGGTGTTTGGCGAGGTCCCGGGGCCGACCCAGGGGATCGGGATCGCCCTCGTCCTTCTGGGGATCGTTCGCGCCCTGCGCGGCCCGCGGCCGTACGCTACGATCGACCCATGA
- a CDS encoding Adenosylhomocysteinase → MNTASANDAAGRGREKIAWVRSHMPILAALEEELRPARPFAGFRIALSIHLEAKTARLALALKELGAEVAVASSNPLSAKDDVVAALSGEVATHARYGASEAEYTAFLERVLAIRPHLVLDDGGDLCALLHGARHDLGADVIGACEETTTGLVRLRQLARDGRLLFPVVAVNDARMKHLFDNRHGTGQSVWDAIMRATNLLVAGKRVLVVGYGSCGRGIADRARGLGAHVTVAEVDPVRAAEALLEGFPVSTVHAAIPSAEFVITATGCIGAVTFDDLCAAPDGAILANAGHFDVEIDVQSLRARAAGRRVRDHVEEFTLPNGNRVHLLAEGRLVNLVAGDGHPAEIMDLSFAVQLLSLLWLARSGRGFAPGVYPVPAEVDEEVARRFLGSRGVRIDTLTPDQRAYLGLCGRGPTFSPSP, encoded by the coding sequence ATGAACACGGCGTCGGCCAACGACGCGGCCGGCCGCGGCCGGGAGAAGATCGCGTGGGTTCGGTCCCACATGCCGATCCTCGCCGCGCTGGAGGAGGAGCTCCGGCCCGCGCGGCCGTTCGCTGGGTTCCGGATCGCGTTGTCCATCCACCTCGAGGCGAAGACGGCGCGGCTCGCGCTCGCCCTAAAGGAGCTCGGGGCCGAGGTCGCGGTGGCGAGCTCAAACCCCCTGTCGGCGAAGGACGACGTCGTGGCGGCGTTGAGCGGTGAGGTCGCCACCCACGCTCGGTACGGAGCGAGCGAGGCGGAGTACACCGCTTTCCTCGAGAGGGTCCTCGCGATTCGGCCCCACCTCGTGCTCGACGACGGGGGCGACCTGTGCGCCCTCCTCCACGGCGCGCGACACGACCTCGGGGCCGACGTGATCGGGGCGTGCGAGGAGACAACGACCGGTCTCGTTCGGCTGAGGCAGCTGGCCCGCGACGGGCGGCTCTTGTTCCCGGTGGTGGCAGTGAACGACGCACGGATGAAGCACCTCTTCGACAACCGCCATGGCACCGGGCAGTCGGTGTGGGACGCGATCATGCGCGCCACGAACCTTCTCGTGGCTGGGAAGCGGGTCCTCGTCGTCGGGTACGGTTCGTGCGGCCGGGGGATCGCCGATCGGGCGCGGGGCCTGGGGGCCCATGTGACGGTGGCCGAGGTGGACCCGGTGCGGGCCGCGGAGGCTCTCCTCGAGGGGTTCCCCGTTTCTACCGTCCACGCCGCGATCCCCAGCGCCGAGTTCGTGATCACGGCCACCGGATGCATCGGAGCGGTAACGTTCGATGACCTCTGCGCAGCCCCGGATGGGGCAATCCTCGCCAACGCCGGACACTTCGACGTCGAGATCGATGTCCAGTCGCTGCGAGCCCGGGCCGCGGGGCGGCGTGTCCGCGACCACGTCGAGGAGTTCACGTTGCCCAACGGGAACAGGGTGCACCTGCTCGCGGAGGGACGCCTGGTGAACCTCGTCGCCGGCGACGGCCACCCCGCCGAGATCATGGACCTTTCGTTTGCCGTGCAGCTCCTGTCCCTGCTGTGGCTCGCGCGGAGCGGGCGGGGGTTCGCCCCCGGGGTGTACCCCGTCCCGGCCGAGGTCGACGAGGAGGTGGCCCGGCGGTTCCTGGGAAGCCGCGGAGTACGAATCGATACCCTCACCCCCGACCAGCGGGCGTACCTCGGGCTGTGCGGGCGGGGGCCTACCTTTTCCCCCAGTCCGTGA
- a CDS encoding glycoside hydrolase, with translation MNVRYRFALFSLVAGLVGIAWLGHAPTAAVLSSPSSPAPRLSVHDRRGVYLTAYAASQGALFEDVLDNLVRHGLDTVVVDVKNNHGEVCYASDVPLAREIGAVKRLLDLSALVGAVHARGLYIIARLVVFYDPFLARYLGVSSAPWVLPTVSAATSYNLDLAAEVERAGFDEIQFDYIRFPDDGPIGPDYTERCQAVEAFLARAGERLTLPISADVYGRVTFPWNARRIDPIGQHLEGIAQWVDAVSPMVYPSHYVEQAFKDDPYRTVLQATRDAVGRASIAVRPYLQAFDMALPSGMTLPAYIAAQIRAVEDAGADGYLFWNPRSDYTALWQALAQRPR, from the coding sequence ATGAACGTCAGGTACCGATTCGCGTTGTTCTCCCTCGTGGCCGGCTTGGTGGGCATCGCGTGGCTGGGGCACGCCCCGACCGCCGCAGTCCTCAGCTCGCCCAGTTCCCCTGCTCCCCGGTTGTCGGTCCATGACCGACGTGGGGTGTACCTCACTGCCTACGCCGCAAGCCAAGGCGCCTTGTTCGAGGACGTCCTGGACAACCTGGTCCGACACGGGCTGGACACCGTGGTGGTGGATGTGAAGAACAACCACGGCGAGGTGTGCTACGCGTCCGACGTCCCGCTGGCGCGCGAGATCGGGGCGGTCAAGCGGTTGCTCGACCTGTCGGCCCTCGTGGGGGCAGTGCACGCGCGCGGGCTCTACATCATCGCCCGCCTGGTGGTGTTCTACGATCCCTTCCTCGCTCGGTATCTGGGGGTCTCGAGCGCCCCGTGGGTGCTCCCGACGGTGTCAGCGGCGACCTCGTACAACCTCGACCTCGCTGCCGAGGTCGAACGCGCCGGGTTCGACGAGATCCAGTTCGACTACATCCGGTTTCCAGACGACGGGCCGATCGGCCCCGACTACACCGAGCGCTGTCAGGCGGTGGAGGCGTTTCTGGCGCGAGCGGGAGAGCGCTTGACCCTCCCCATCTCGGCGGATGTGTACGGGCGGGTGACGTTTCCCTGGAACGCCCGCCGCATCGACCCCATCGGACAGCATCTGGAGGGTATCGCCCAATGGGTGGACGCTGTGTCGCCAATGGTCTACCCATCCCACTACGTGGAGCAGGCGTTCAAGGATGACCCGTACCGGACGGTTCTTCAGGCGACGCGCGACGCGGTGGGGCGAGCGTCGATTGCCGTTCGCCCCTATCTGCAGGCCTTCGACATGGCGCTCCCCAGTGGGATGACCCTCCCGGCGTACATCGCTGCCCAGATTCGCGCTGTGGAGGACGCCGGGGCAGACGGCTATCTCTTCTGGAATCCAAGGTCCGACTACACGGCGCTGTGGCAAGCGCTGGCCCAGAGACCTCGTTGA